In Synechococcus sp. CB0101, a genomic segment contains:
- the dnaG gene encoding DNA primase, protein MSAPRLHPRTIEAVKERADIVDVVGEHVVLKKKGREFVGVCPFHDDKSPSMTVSPAKQFYYCFSCGAGGNAIKFLMELQRQSFSDVVLELARKYQLPVETLEGPQQERLRQQLSRRDQLHKVLSLAAGWFRSQLRSPDGASALAYLREQRGLSETTLESFGLGYAPERWDGLLSHLQQVEGFAPELLEAAGLVVPRRGGDGFYDRFRHRVMVPICDRQGRIIGFGGRSLDGGEPKYLNSPETEVFEKGKHLFGLDKAVNAIRKDDRAVVVEGYFDVIALHAAGITNAVAALGTALSSQQITQLCRCCDGKRLILNFDTDRAGVRAAQRAIGEVEQLALQGQLELRVLHLPAGKDPDEFLKEHGAGEYRSLLDQAPLWLDWQIDQVLEGRDLARSDQFQQSVSELVVLLGKLPASAVRSRYLQQVAERLSGGQARLALQLEDDLRQQVKGQRWHGRSQRWEQPGEAGLRERAEAELLRLYLHCPPHRGTIRAELRRRELDDFALAHHRQLWAAISSLEEDNLGVGRLEAINRGVDPGVELADLELPRLLSDQLLLSDGESPSDLLTRLTPLLEPTDVQRLALANPLLQLRGATASLERQRSLKRCRHLLNAWSAQRLETLERCIARLLEEGQAPAAEPAPGQALQPAALDMEARIEAMFADLNGDALRFQELYYNERQHIAHLDQQRRAGFEDVLQEQADSLTA, encoded by the coding sequence GTGTCTGCTCCTCGCCTCCACCCCCGCACGATCGAGGCCGTTAAGGAACGCGCTGACATCGTTGATGTGGTGGGTGAGCACGTGGTGCTCAAGAAGAAGGGCCGCGAGTTCGTCGGGGTCTGTCCGTTCCACGACGACAAATCGCCGTCGATGACGGTGTCGCCGGCCAAGCAGTTCTACTACTGCTTCTCCTGTGGTGCTGGTGGCAACGCGATCAAGTTCCTGATGGAACTGCAGCGCCAGAGTTTCAGCGATGTGGTGCTGGAGCTGGCGCGCAAGTACCAGCTGCCGGTGGAAACCCTGGAGGGTCCCCAGCAGGAGCGGTTGCGGCAGCAGCTCTCGCGCCGGGATCAGCTGCACAAGGTGCTCTCCCTGGCTGCCGGTTGGTTTCGCAGCCAGCTGCGCAGCCCTGATGGGGCATCAGCTCTTGCCTATCTCCGTGAGCAGCGGGGCCTGAGCGAAACCACCCTGGAGAGTTTTGGCCTCGGCTATGCGCCGGAGCGCTGGGATGGCTTGCTCAGCCATCTGCAGCAGGTGGAGGGTTTTGCACCCGAGCTGCTGGAGGCGGCGGGCCTGGTGGTGCCGCGGCGCGGCGGTGATGGCTTCTACGACCGCTTCCGCCACCGGGTGATGGTGCCGATCTGCGATCGGCAGGGCCGGATCATCGGTTTTGGCGGTCGCAGCCTCGATGGCGGCGAACCCAAATATCTGAACTCTCCTGAAACGGAGGTGTTTGAGAAGGGCAAGCATCTCTTCGGTCTCGATAAGGCGGTCAACGCCATCCGCAAGGACGATCGGGCGGTGGTGGTGGAGGGCTATTTCGATGTGATCGCCCTGCATGCCGCCGGCATCACCAATGCGGTGGCGGCCCTGGGCACCGCCCTGAGCAGTCAGCAGATCACCCAGCTCTGCCGCTGCTGCGATGGCAAGCGCCTGATCCTCAATTTCGACACCGATCGCGCCGGTGTGCGCGCCGCCCAGCGGGCCATCGGTGAGGTGGAGCAGCTGGCGCTGCAGGGTCAGCTGGAGCTGCGGGTGCTGCACCTACCGGCCGGTAAAGACCCCGATGAGTTTTTGAAGGAGCACGGGGCTGGGGAGTATCGCTCCCTGCTCGATCAGGCGCCCCTGTGGCTCGATTGGCAGATCGATCAGGTGCTCGAGGGCCGTGATCTGGCCCGCTCCGATCAGTTCCAGCAATCGGTGAGTGAGCTGGTGGTGCTGCTGGGCAAGCTGCCCGCCAGCGCCGTGCGCTCCCGCTACCTGCAGCAGGTGGCTGAGCGGCTCAGTGGCGGCCAGGCGCGCCTGGCCCTCCAGCTTGAAGACGATCTGCGCCAGCAGGTGAAAGGTCAGCGCTGGCATGGCCGCTCCCAGCGCTGGGAGCAGCCCGGTGAGGCGGGCCTGCGGGAGCGGGCGGAAGCGGAACTGTTGCGTCTGTATCTGCATTGCCCCCCGCACCGGGGCACGATCCGCGCCGAGCTACGTCGCCGTGAGCTCGATGATTTTGCGCTGGCCCACCACCGTCAGCTCTGGGCTGCGATCAGCTCCCTCGAGGAAGACAACCTTGGCGTGGGCCGGCTTGAGGCGATCAATCGCGGCGTTGATCCGGGTGTGGAGCTGGCGGATCTGGAGCTGCCGCGGCTGCTTTCGGATCAGCTGTTGCTCAGCGACGGCGAGAGCCCTTCGGATTTGCTCACCCGGCTCACGCCCCTGCTTGAGCCCACCGATGTGCAGCGCCTCGCTCTCGCCAACCCTCTGCTGCAGCTGCGCGGGGCCACCGCTTCGCTGGAACGGCAGCGCAGCCTGAAGCGCTGCCGCCATCTGCTCAACGCCTGGAGTGCCCAGCGCCTCGAAACCCTGGAGCGCTGCATCGCCCGCCTGCTGGAGGAGGGCCAGGCACCCGCGGCGGAGCCAGCTCCTGGCCAGGCGTTGCAGCCCGCCGCCCTGGACATGGAGGCGCGCATCGAGGCGATGTTCGCCGACCTCAACGGCGATGCCCTGCGCTTTCAGGAGCTCTACTACAACGAGCGCCAGCACATTGCCCACCTCGACCAGCAGCGCCGCGCTGGCTTTGAAGATGTGCTGCAGGAGCAAGCGGATTCGCTCACGGCCTGA
- a CDS encoding DMT family transporter — protein sequence MLSSAVSFSLMGVCVKAVGGRIPVAEVVMARSAISLLLSIAMLRQAGLNPWGQRRGLLVLRGVIGTGALLCVFAALAQLPLAPATVLQYLQPTFTALLAWLLLRERVGPRVLLAALLGWLAVVLLSNPSELMGLLGPIASGWLEGSATPLPLAGVMLAIAGALLSACAYVSVRALGRTEHPLVIVFYFPLVGLVLTTPLVLLQPVWPTAWEALALVGVGLFTQLGQLGVTNGLLGLPAARATALSYGQVPLAALWGWWFFGEALDPDTALAMGLVLVATLLSLRRSARDR from the coding sequence ATGCTGTCCAGCGCCGTCAGTTTCAGCCTGATGGGGGTGTGCGTGAAGGCCGTGGGCGGCCGGATCCCTGTGGCGGAGGTGGTGATGGCCCGATCCGCCATCAGCCTGCTGCTGAGCATCGCCATGCTGCGCCAGGCCGGGTTGAACCCCTGGGGGCAGCGGCGGGGCCTGCTGGTGTTGCGCGGCGTGATCGGCACCGGAGCCTTGCTCTGCGTGTTTGCCGCCCTGGCGCAGCTGCCCCTGGCGCCGGCCACGGTGTTGCAGTATCTCCAGCCCACCTTCACGGCGCTGCTGGCCTGGTTGCTGCTGCGAGAACGGGTGGGGCCGCGGGTGCTGCTGGCGGCATTGCTGGGGTGGTTAGCGGTGGTCCTGCTGAGCAATCCGAGCGAGTTAATGGGATTGCTGGGCCCGATCGCCAGCGGTTGGCTGGAGGGCAGTGCAACGCCTCTACCCCTGGCCGGAGTGATGCTGGCCATTGCCGGCGCCCTGCTCTCGGCCTGCGCCTACGTGAGTGTGCGGGCCCTGGGCCGCACCGAACACCCGCTGGTGATCGTGTTCTATTTCCCGCTGGTGGGCTTGGTGCTCACCACCCCACTGGTGCTGCTGCAACCGGTGTGGCCCACGGCCTGGGAGGCCCTGGCTCTGGTGGGAGTCGGCCTGTTCACCCAGCTGGGGCAGCTGGGTGTGACCAACGGGTTGCTGGGCTTGCCGGCCGCACGGGCCACAGCCCTGAGCTATGGCCAGGTGCCCCTGGCGGCCCTGTGGGGCTGGTGGTTCTTTGGTGAGGCGCTGGATCCCGACACCGCCCTGGCGATGGGCCTGGTGCTGGTCGCCACGCTGCTCAGCCTCAGGCGATCGGCAAGGGATCGATGA
- the ruvA gene encoding Holliday junction branch migration protein RuvA has protein sequence MIGWLQGQLADRWQQASRCGLLLVCGGVGYEVHLPRRQWERLGETGTELSLHIHQVIREDAWTLYGFASRAERDLFRELVAVSGVGPQMALGLLGQLSCEELVRAIVQADLRLLTQAPGVGKRTAERLAVELRTRLQERYGSVANPEDTADLALPASGSAEALPSAVRDEVNLTLTALGYEALEINRALRAVATTEEDLGQGADAWLRECLRWLSRSQAA, from the coding sequence ATGATCGGCTGGCTGCAAGGGCAACTCGCCGATCGTTGGCAACAAGCCAGCCGCTGCGGGCTGCTGCTGGTGTGCGGCGGCGTGGGCTACGAGGTGCACCTGCCCAGGCGCCAGTGGGAGCGGCTCGGGGAAACGGGCACTGAGCTCAGCCTGCACATCCATCAGGTGATCCGCGAGGACGCCTGGACCCTCTACGGCTTTGCCAGCCGCGCCGAGCGCGATCTGTTTCGGGAATTGGTGGCCGTCAGCGGCGTGGGTCCGCAGATGGCCCTGGGCCTGCTGGGCCAACTGAGCTGTGAGGAGCTGGTGCGGGCCATCGTGCAGGCGGACCTGCGCCTGCTGACGCAGGCACCAGGGGTGGGTAAACGCACGGCGGAGCGCCTGGCCGTTGAGCTGCGCACCCGGCTGCAGGAGCGCTACGGCAGCGTGGCCAACCCCGAGGACACGGCCGACCTCGCCCTCCCGGCCAGCGGCAGCGCTGAAGCCCTACCCAGCGCCGTGCGCGACGAGGTGAATCTCACCCTCACAGCGCTGGGCTACGAGGCCCTGGAGATCAACCGCGCTCTGCGGGCTGTGGCGACGACCGAAGAAGACCTAGGCCAGGGGGCCGATGCCTGGCTGCGGGAGTGTCTGCGCTGGCTCTCCCGCAGCCAGGCGGCCTGA
- the rpsO gene encoding 30S ribosomal protein S15 — MSLDTTKKQELINAHQTHGTDTGSVEVQVAMLSERISKLSGHLQNNIHDFSSRQGLLKMIGRRKRLLSYLRSNSEQRYIALIQKLGIRG, encoded by the coding sequence ATGTCGCTCGACACCACCAAGAAGCAGGAACTGATCAACGCTCATCAGACCCACGGCACCGACACCGGTTCTGTTGAGGTTCAGGTGGCCATGCTGAGCGAGCGCATCAGCAAGCTGAGCGGACACCTGCAGAACAACATTCACGACTTCTCATCGCGGCAGGGCCTGCTGAAGATGATCGGTCGCCGCAAGCGCCTGCTCAGCTACCTGCGCAGCAACAGTGAGCAGCGTTACATCGCTCTGATCCAGAAGCTCGGCATCCGCGGCTGA
- a CDS encoding PAM68 family protein: MAGKGNNRARSGGGGGLGPQPPASLNRTKAKPQQTIPDYVANRMARRVAIATGIPSVLGMSTFVASYLLVSKGVMDIPPGVTLVTSGGFFLLGLVGLSYGVLSASWEPGAGSLLGFEQIGLNISRLRSSIKRPPAAS, from the coding sequence ATGGCAGGCAAGGGGAATAACCGCGCCCGCTCCGGCGGCGGCGGTGGTCTAGGGCCGCAACCCCCTGCCAGCCTCAACAGAACCAAAGCCAAGCCTCAGCAGACCATTCCCGATTACGTGGCCAATCGCATGGCCCGGCGGGTGGCGATTGCCACAGGCATCCCCAGCGTTCTCGGGATGTCCACATTCGTGGCCAGTTATCTGCTGGTGAGCAAGGGCGTGATGGATATTCCCCCTGGTGTCACCTTGGTGACGTCCGGGGGATTCTTCTTGTTGGGGTTGGTGGGGCTGAGCTACGGGGTGCTCTCCGCCAGCTGGGAGCCGGGAGCCGGCAGCCTGCTGGGGTTTGAGCAGATTGGCCTGAACATCAGCCGGCTGCGCAGCTCGATCAAGCGGCCACCAGCGGCGAGCTGA